ATCGCCACCAGCGGCAAGCGCGGGGCGGTGCGCAGGCACTCGGCGGCAGCGCCACCATAGGCGCGCACCAGCCCGCCGGCGCCCAGCTTGATACCGCCGAACCAGCGCGTCACCACCACCACCACCCGGTCGAAACCCTGGCCATCGATCGCGGCCAGGATCGGCCGCCCGGCCGTACCGGCGGGCTCGCCATCGTCACTGGAACGGTAGTCCTGGCCGTGCCGGTAGGCCCAGCAGTTGTGGGTCGCGTCGGCTACCGCCACCTGCTGCAGGAACGCCGCCGCCGCCGTGGCACCGTCGATCGGAGCGGCATGGGCAATGAAGCGGCTGTGTTTGACTTCCAGCGTGTGGCTGACCGGCTGGGCGAGGGTATCGAGCATTCCCGTCATTCTACGGGGTTGCCGGAGGTCACTGTCCGCTTCAGTCGTCCAGCAGCGGACGCAGGTCGCGCGGCAGGCGTGCTTCCGGATACTGCTGCACATAGCGCTCCAGGCTGGCGCGGGCCAGGTCGCGCTGGCCGTCGTCGCGGCGCGCGCGGATCTTCTGCAGCCACTGCCGGCGCGGCAGTCGTGCATCGGCGTCCACTTCGGCCTGCACCGCATCCGCACTGAGCCCCGCATCGGCGCTACGGCGCATGACGCCGGGGGCGGAGCGGCTCGGGGCCTGGCGCTTCATCGAGGTGATCTCTACCCGATCCAGCGCCTGCGCCCGTTCGGCATCGGCAGTGTAGGCCGCTGGCGCCTCGGCAGTGCGTGCTTTCATCGCGCCTGCCGGGGCGGGCGCCAATGCCGGTGCAGGTGCAGGTACCGAGTACGCGGCGGGTGCGGGTGGCGCGGGCGGTGCTGCTGCCGGCGCTGCGGCCGGAGCGGGCGGGAGCGCCGCAAAGGACGTATCGGCGGCCGCATCCGCCGCCATCGAACGAGCAGCCTGGGCGGGTGCTTCAGCGGTTTCGGCCGGCGCAGGCTTGGGTGCGCGCGCGGCGGACGGTGCCGGAGGGGCGGCAACAGGGGCTGCCTGCGGTGCTGCGGGTTCGGCGGCGGTTTCCGAAGCGGCAACCGCGCTGTCGGCTGCACTGCTCTCAGCGACCTGGTTGGCGGCCGCGACGTCTGCCGCAGCCGGTGCCGCAGCAACAGCGGCCTCGCCTGCCGGAACCGGCGGCGGTTCCGGGCGCAGCTGCCAGGCGATGCCGATGGCGAACACCATCGAGGCGGCGATGCCGAACACCGCCGGCCAACGCGGACGTGTGCGCTGCCTGCGCGGGGCCTCGGCGGAGACAGCAGCATCGGCAGCCGGTGCGTCCACGGCAGCGCGCGCCGCGGCCAGGATGGTGGCGTCCAGCGCAGCCGATGGGGCGTGTTCGGCGCGGCGGCCGAGCAGGCGCGCCAGCTCGCGTTCTTCCGGCGTCAGCGGTTCGTCTCGGTTCATGCGTTCAATCCCGCACGCAGCTTGTCCATCGCATAGCGCAGCCGCGATTTCACGGTTTCCCGGCCTACGCCGGTGATCTGGCCGATCTCCTCCAGGCTCAGTTCCTGATCCAGCCGCAACTGCAGCACTTCGCGCTGCTCGGGCGGCAGTTGCTCCATCGCCAGCTGGATGCGGCGACGTTGTTCGAATTCGGAAAGCTCGGCTTCCGGGGTCTGCCCATCCTCGATCGCGGCCAGGCGCAGGTCAGCGTCGGCCGGTGCGGCAGGGCGATGGCGGGCGGCGCGCCAATGGTCGTTCAGCCGGTTGTGGGCGATGCGGAACAGCCAGGTGCTGAATGCGGCTTCAGGTTGCCAGCCGGCACGGGCGCTGATCACCCGCTGCCAGACATCCTGGAAGATCTCCTCGGCCAGCGCGTTGTCGCGCAGTTGCCGCAGCAGGAAGCCGAACAGGCGCTTGCGATGGCGCGCATACAGGCTTTCGAACGCGCGCAGGTCGCCACCGGCCCAGGCCAGCATCAAGGCTTCATCGGTTGGCAGTGCGCTGGCTTCCACGCCGTACAGGGTAAGGCCTGCAGGCGGTGGCGCATAGCCGGTGGCGGGGGCGGGCAGGGCGAGGTTCATGGCGTTGAAGCGGCTACGGACAGCAGGAAAAACGTACGGGCGCACGATTCGGGGTTTACGGGCTTCCATTGCCCCCCGGGTGGCGCGCTATGCTCGGCGGCTCAGGGGAGGCGACGCACAGACGGCGCCAAGAGATTGTCATTTGTCCACGCACGTTGAACCGGCGGAAGAGCCACTACACGAGGCCGTGCTGAGCACGGCGCTGGTGCGCGCGTTGCATGCGCTGCTGCCGGATTCGGCCGTGGTCCGCGTTGGCTGGGACGACCCGCAGCTCGGGCGCGGCCAGGGCGGCTGGCCGGCCGTGGTGGCGGCAGGCACGTTTACGGCGCCGGGCATCGGCGACGGTTGCCATGACTGGGAATATGACGGTGCCCGCCTGCGGCTGTCGGTGGAAGGTGCCGTGCCTTCGGCGGCGTGGTGGGGGCTGGCCCGGCAGGCCATGGAACTGGCACTGCAGCGTGGCCGCCAGGCCGGGCAGATCAAGGCGCTGGAAGAAGCTGAACGGCTGCAGCAGGCGCTGTTCCAGATCGCTGATCTGGCCGGCGCCGACCTGGAGATGTCGGAGATGCTGCGTCACGTGCACGGCGTGCTCGGCACGCTGATGTACGCGGAAAACTGCTACATCGTCGAGTACGACGACGTCCGCGACCAGATCCGCTTCCTGTACTTCGCCGACCAGGTCGACGACTTCGTCGCCGATCCGTCGCAGAGCCATGACGCTGACGAGATGCCGCGCAGCCTGACCGTGGCGCTGCTGCGCCACGGCAAGCCGCTCAGCGGCCCCTCGCGCGAACTGCTGGCGCGGGTGGTCGAGCAGGAACACGACCCGCAGCGTGGCCCTGAAAGCCTGGACTGGCTGGGCGTGCCGATGCTGCGCGATGGCCGGGTATGCGGCGCCATCGTAGTGCAGAGCTATGAGCTGGCCGCCCGTTATGGCGAGGCCGAGCGGGCGCTGCTGGGCTTTGTCGCGCAGCACGTGCAGACCGCGATGGACCGACGCCAGGCGCAGGTCCGGCTGGAACAGCAGGTGGAACGGCGCACGCTGGAGCTGCAGCGTGCCAACCACAGCCTGCAGGATGAAGTGGCCGAGCGTCGCCGCGCCGAGCAGCTGCAGACCGCGCTGTACAACATCGCCGAAATGGCGATGTCGGCCGACAGCCTGGCCCAGTTCTACGGGCAGGTGCATGGCGTGGTCGGTCGCCTGCTCGATGCGCGCAACTTCTACATCGCGCTGGTGAACGGAACAGGCAACGGCCTGGACTTCGTCTATTCGGTGGACGAGCACAACGCCAGCCGCGCACCCCGGTCGTTCAGCCGGGGACTGACCGAATACGTGGTGCGCAACCGGCGGCCACTGCTGGCTTCGCGCGCGCAGATCGATGCGCTGCTGGCCAGCGGCGAGGTGCGTGAATCCGGCGCACGCTCGCATTGCTGGCTGGGCGTGCCGCTGCTGCGCGATGACGAGGTGGTCGGCGCGATCGTGGTGCAGAGCTACAGCGAGAACAGTACGTTCAGCGTGCACGATCAGCGGCTGCTGACCTTCGTTGCGCAGAACATCGGAACCGGGCTGGCACGCCAGCGCGACCAGCAGCGGCTGCGTTCGGCACATGCCGAGCTGGAAAAGCGTGTGGAGGAACGCACCCGCGAGCTGGCCGAGGTCAACGAAAAGCTGCTTGGGCAGATCGGTGAGCGCCTGCGTGCCGAGCAGCGCCTGACCCATCAGGCCATGCACGATGCACTGACCGGCCTGCCCAACCGCCTGCACCTG
The sequence above is a segment of the Stenotrophomonas maltophilia genome. Coding sequences within it:
- a CDS encoding RNA polymerase sigma factor produces the protein MLAWAGGDLRAFESLYARHRKRLFGFLLRQLRDNALAEEIFQDVWQRVISARAGWQPEAAFSTWLFRIAHNRLNDHWRAARHRPAAPADADLRLAAIEDGQTPEAELSEFEQRRRIQLAMEQLPPEQREVLQLRLDQELSLEEIGQITGVGRETVKSRLRYAMDKLRAGLNA
- a CDS encoding IMPACT family protein, producing MLDTLAQPVSHTLEVKHSRFIAHAAPIDGATAAAAFLQQVAVADATHNCWAYRHGQDYRSSDDGEPAGTAGRPILAAIDGQGFDRVVVVVTRWFGGIKLGAGGLVRAYGGAAAECLRTAPRLPLVAMARLQLLAGFEDLGTLHATLAAFGAEKLDEQFDANGVCLRAELPADQVDALKIRLRDATRDRIRIQDDNQDD
- a CDS encoding bifunctional diguanylate cyclase/phosphodiesterase — its product is MSTHVEPAEEPLHEAVLSTALVRALHALLPDSAVVRVGWDDPQLGRGQGGWPAVVAAGTFTAPGIGDGCHDWEYDGARLRLSVEGAVPSAAWWGLARQAMELALQRGRQAGQIKALEEAERLQQALFQIADLAGADLEMSEMLRHVHGVLGTLMYAENCYIVEYDDVRDQIRFLYFADQVDDFVADPSQSHDADEMPRSLTVALLRHGKPLSGPSRELLARVVEQEHDPQRGPESLDWLGVPMLRDGRVCGAIVVQSYELAARYGEAERALLGFVAQHVQTAMDRRQAQVRLEQQVERRTLELQRANHSLQDEVAERRRAEQLQTALYNIAEMAMSADSLAQFYGQVHGVVGRLLDARNFYIALVNGTGNGLDFVYSVDEHNASRAPRSFSRGLTEYVVRNRRPLLASRAQIDALLASGEVRESGARSHCWLGVPLLRDDEVVGAIVVQSYSENSTFSVHDQRLLTFVAQNIGTGLARQRDQQRLRSAHAELEKRVEERTRELAEVNEKLLGQIGERLRAEQRLTHQAMHDALTGLPNRLHLLDRLQDSLALAKREGGPVFAVLFLDLDRFKLVNDSIGHAAGDRMLVEVAKRIVSMAGTDDVVARLGGDEFAVLLQCPQGLAQALDFGQRLLLALQESMWIAGRELFPSGSLGIALWNPRYRTGEELLRDADAAMYRAKAQGHDRCAIFDEDMREQAMRSLDLEADLRRAINNHDFVPFYQPIVRLSDGEVVGHEALLRWQHERRGLLLPGAFLELGEESGLIEQVDWLIYEQVIAGLAEGGHSYVSVNVSPRHFRSAEFSGRLFGLLDEYGADPQRLRLEITEVALLDDGPHTLRILQGLRERGIQVQLDDFGTGFSALSYLHRFPISTLKIDQSFIAGLHGPEVQSTRALVEGVLSLARTLGIETIGEGIETEAQRQTLRELGCDYGQGYLLGRPAPWERAVA